The Fusarium oxysporum f. sp. lycopersici 4287 chromosome 1, whole genome shotgun sequence DNA segment AAATGGAAAATGGCAGCACCACAACGGTTTAAGGAATCAATCTCGAGTCTCGAACATCTCAGGAGTAAGGATCTTGACAACAGAACCCAATTGATCAAATCTGCATCCCACTAGACTGGTTAAGCTACAGTAGCGTTATGTGATGATACGCGGCTCTGGCGGCAAATGCTAAGGTACCCTTGTtttcttgcttgcttgctctGCCCTGTCTGCAATGTACTGTACCTTCCCATATTAACATGCGCTTGTAACGTGACGACGTGGGTTTCTGGTGTTCCTGCCAATCCAAACATCACATCAGTAAAGGACTTTCCTCGGAATTGCTTTCTTTTTCGGAGGCAGTACATCTCATCTCCCCACTGAATCCCCCTCAAATGTGATCCAATCTCTTCTTTAACCGTACCCAAATATGTCGATTTCAACCGCACATCGGCTATTGGCACTTGACATGTCAAGATCGAGCAACATGTCAGACGAGGCGATATCGGCTCAACAGGGCTCTAGCCAATTACTCCGAACATTGGGCCTTTGATCGAACGAAGGAGGTTGCGATGTTCAATACTCGAGTCTGTATAAATCCGCCCACATCAAGCTTCATCTGACCAGACTGAACGATTACAATGCACTGGTCCATATGCACGCTAACATACCCCCGGGACATCTCAAAGAAGCAATCACCCACATCTTCTTCGAGGCAGAACTGGGGGAGGCATCTATCAGCCAATCTTAAGCCAGCAAAGCAAGAACTCGATCAAAATGTGCTATGCTGGGATCAAGTTCAGAGATCCATCTGCTTCATGGAACCATCTCCCAGTTCAAGTTTAAGGTCAGACAGTCTGCGTGTAACCCGTACCACGGACTGATGGATGGCTAAACCCTGTGCGTCGCATGGCATGCCTATGGCACCCTGTGAAGAGATCCGTGCAAGGACCCGTTGTCCAAAGCATCTGTTTGACCGGAGGTGCAACACCGAGCACAGACGATACAGCTCCCCTGGCTCTCAACGTCACAAGCTGGGACGCATCACGTCGTTGCCCTCTTCATTATCGGAAGCGAAAAGCTACCCAACATTCTCTTTTTcccctctccttctcagtTTCAAGATCATGCTCTCGTGGGCTCTTTGGAGCCTGAATTCGCGACTGCAAGCATAAGACAATATGTCTCATGTTTGCATTCTGCGTTTCCACCCCCATGAGGTGACCGGGTTCCGTCACCGGCGGGTGGGTTGTCGCGGCCAGCCTCGTCGGCAGCTGCAACCTATGCTAAGACATGCTATGCTTGCATGAGTGTTATAACACTACGTAGTTGAGAAGAACATCAATTGGCCTTTTGTACCGTCATTATCTTTTGTCCCAAAGCACACCAATTAATCGACGCCACCGATTGGTCGTAGCCTACTTACGTTAGGTTCTTATTCGTTTCCTGATGACACAAGTCTTTTTGTACGTTGGAAACATTGTTGCCAACTCTCTCACTCgcaacatcaagcttttcAATATCTCAAGCTCGACAGAGATGGTAAACAGCGCTGGACTTGCGACCTTGCTTCTGTGCTGATACAAGGCTCAGCCTTAAGATGACGTGTGGTATTGAACCGACTTCCCCCTTGACCATATTTCTTCTATCGAGACAAGCCAAGTGTAGGATGCCGTTGAGGCTCGATACATTACCCGCGGTTAATCACTTACACCTGGACCAGCTCAACGCACCTACCGCTCACACTACTGCGAGTTAGAGCTTGGCTCCCACAAATCGTCTCCATACACTTTAGCACTGGTGGTTCCATAGGCGCGCCTCCATATTGCAGAAGCAGCTCTTGAGCCATCCAAGGAGAAAGAAACCACTCAGACTAGCAATGCACGGAGTGTTGTCATTCGCCGCCCGCCGACCCCCGTTGCGGTTCGGTGAGAAGGATGTGTGGTCCGTACCCACGCTACATCGAAGTGATTCGGCTTTGAACTCGGGAAGAAGCACCACAAACTCAATTTGTCAACCAGGCACGTTGTTTGATGGTGGTTGTTAGTGAACGGTCAGTTTTTCGCTGCAGAGCCCCAGGCACATGGCCGACCGTCCATCATCCGTCATCCCGTCCCTCCAATTATTGTTAGTTATCACCTGAAGTATTAACCACGTACCCTGTTCTATGTACGGCAGACTGTTCCTTGGGGCATGCACGACAGAGCTGCCTTGCACTAAAATTCGGAAAGCATAAAATATGTGCAGAATTCTATTACGGCATTACAATTATCAAATCGACTCGATTAGATTGGACCGGCAGTGGCTGAATTCCGCCCAACTTCGACATGAAAAGAAATTTTGTCTTTCAGGTGCTTGATCGGCTCACCTCACCCCAGAATTCGTGAAGAGAAATCATCGGCAGCTAAGGGACCTAGATGCCAAGGGCCCATTATCATTATCAAGGGTCCCTACTGGCCAAGTCCTGGGTCAATTCTCCGCCCCCATGCTCACAAACCAAAGCAAGGGCCcagtcttttcttcttttcttcttgctgAAGCCTGTGGGCCTAACATCTGGGGCAGGTTCAAACAGATTCACCGAGGTTAAGTCGAATGCTACGAAGCAAAGCCGCTCACCTCGTAAGTGCACAGTCTTAGATGCAATGTTACTGCGGATGTCTTGAGAACAGTTGTGGATGTGCAGTCTTGTTACAAGACGGTGACTGAGACCTCCACATGGTCACACACATACATTGTCAGTTGTCTGCCTGCCTTCAAGTCGGTCATTCTCTCATATGCTTATGAGCATAGCAAGCCCATATATGATCCCATATTCATGACTTGAATCATTTTATGTCTCAGTATTCCTGCAATGTGGTGTATGCCACCTCTTGGAACAAAGAGGGTGTTGCGACACACATCAAACTCTCTTTCACCCCAGTCGAACCTGGCTCCGGGTCTTCACCGAGATCTTTTCACGAGACATCATCAGATCCGATCCACTTTTCAGTTCTCGTTGTTGGTCCAAGCTTGAGCAAGGACTCGTTGATTCATCGGCACCATGTTCCTTTTTGACGGATGGGCAACCGACCCCGACGTGACTCTAAGTCCTTTACAATAGGCCAATCGGTGTTGCGATCTCCACCAAGCACATTAGATTCACCGATACAAGGCGTCTTCAACCGACGGAGAAACAATCCGAATGCTCTTTATTTCACCAGTTCGATTCTGATTAATTGGGTCGAGGACGTTAGATTTACGAAGCTGACACATTTGAAACCCCATGGCATCTGACGGAGCTCTCACCTTCATTTCACGTCACATTAGCACGACGCTTGACATATTTCCAGAACACCTCATGTTGGGCTCAGGTTCTCCTGCTACATACATACCGCACAGCTGTTGAAGGTCAGGCAGTGACTCCGGACTTGTCTCCGGTGCTGGTTCCCGAATATCGAAAGGCACTTGCCGGACTGGGCCCCGTACCCATGCGGGATTGGACAGAGCTTTCGTCTTATCGGTTCATCGTAGGCCGAGAAGACCGTCCCGGTACCTCCTCTCGTAGGCATCCGCAGTGGCGGAATGACCGCGGTGTAACTGCCGCCTACTTCACGCCTTACTATAGACCCCAGCTGCCGCCTGTATTTGAGTATGCACGGAGTCTATAGACTTTTCGATGTGCATCATGGGTGCTGCCTCCCACGCATCGAGACCTCCAATGACAAAAAACCTGGCTTTTTGCGAACTTATGGAGACTACATGGTGACAATGTAAGTCGATCGGCATCCTTTTGGGATACCGCTCATGTGATCTTCGGTATTCTTGAATCAAGCCGTTGAGTGGGTTGTACGCTATGTGAGCCTGAGCAACGTGGTTCAACTTCGTGCGATATTTCAAGGATCGAAAATGTATACTCCTCATATTGGCATCCTGCTACATGACATGCATCTAGCTACTCCGGTAGTGATGCTTCATAACCATGGAATCGAACAAATATACAAGAAGACGCCGACAAGTTATTAGCTTAAATGAGATAGAGATTCTTGCCACCATTCAAACCATTATAATCACCATTTCTGATTCTTTGTCCATGGAGAGCTCTTAAGCTCGCCCTTATCATTCTTACTTGTCCCAATCTCATCACGTTTGTCATCAACTAATCTCCCCCATTCAAGCAGTAGTCTGAAGAGATAGACTTCTTTATCCTTTTCTCCTAATGCTTGGTTTGCCCACTTGGCACCCTGCTGTGCAATCCAGGCGCCATCCTTGGCCAGCCCCTTCATGTCAGTATCGCGCCCGTTGAGGTATGCTTTCTTCTGTGTACCAGTAAAGTATGTCAGGGTGGTGTGCAAACCCTGATAACGCGTATCGATGGGCACGAAATGCAGCCAGGGAATCAGGCGATCGCTATACCACGTACGGAAGATGGTGGAGATAAAAGGTACGCTCTTTGAGCGGAGCACGCGGAGAAGGTCGGGTGAAGGCCCGTGGTCCGTATCCAAGAGGAGGATATAGCGGTATTCGAGGGGTTCCTGGTCCTGAGCTTCGTTGACGATGGGATACgtctgatgaagaagctcacAATTGGGGCCTATGCAGCCTGTGTAATTGTTCATGCCGACACTCGATGGAAGGACAAGATTCGCTTCCGTAATTGGTACCTTTTCATGTCGGTATACTGATGCGTCTTTTGCCGTTGGAAGAACTATTGAGACCTTGTCCTCGGGATTTTGGTTACCCAACATATGAAGGAGCCGGAATTTATGATTGCCGCGCAAGGCCTGGTCTGAAATAACGCCATTATCAGTTTGACCACGCCAAAACATGGCGTCGTAGCGACGGTCAAAGTTCCAGCCTATATCAGCTCTGTCGTCGTCTTCCTGTGGAAGAGGTATTAGGATGTCATTGAACGGCTCCGACTTGGAGAACCCAAACAATGGCAAAAGGTCCCTGATTGGTTCCGCATGAGGACTTGAGAGAGACATGCCGTGGAGGTACTTGAGATCAGGCTGGAAGCAGTACTGGAGTGATCGTTCCCAGTTGACCATGAGTTGCGCCTTTGAGTGCCTTCGTACGCACTCGGCGCAAAACTCTCCGATATTCCAGTGCGGGTTGGTTCGAGTTCGTGAGCCAGGGGGGCATGCTTCAACCTGCATCTGGCGATAGTTGGCTGGGCTTATCATGGAGGGCTCCTTGTCTTGGGGATAATCTGGGAGCGCTGGCAAAGGGGCAGGCACGGGAGTCTCTGCAGATCCGGCTTCCTTTACTTGATCTGCGTCATCTTCTTTGACTGCCCTCTTCGATATCAGATTGACGATTGGGGTCAGGTCAGCTCTGCTGTGCCCATTCGCCGTCTCCCATGATGGAAGAATCCGTGGTGTAACTCCCAAATTAACGGGAAAGAGCATGTCAGGGAGAAATTTAGCAAACTTGTTGATGGTTACGACGAGGCCGTCCAGCACCTCGGCATCATGGCCAGTGACTTCAGGTAGCCTCGATGCATTACCGTCCTTGATACCGATTGTATGGAATGCCATGCATCTGAGACAATATGGAAGCTCGTTGTCGAAGTTTGTTGGGTGGGATGGCTCTGAATGGGGCCAAATCTTGGTCGATCTGATCAAATTTATCAATGACAACAGTATCTTTGGCCAGGTCATACCAATCTGGAAATGCCGGGGGAGGATCCCGTCCTTCATGTCGTTCCTTATAGATCTTGTGAGCGATAGAAAGACTCCCACTTGTGCTCGCTTCCTGCATCCAACGGTCTTGCCTGATATTGGCTCTGTAAATGAAGTCATTGACAGGATGACGCTTGAAAGTCTGCGGATCCGACTTGGCAATGAACACAGTAGTGCCCAcaacaaggccaacgagGAGAGCCATGAGAACGAATCTtctgatgaagatgacagaTTGAATACCATGAGTGTATGTAAAGATGATCATGCCGAAAGCAATGAAGTAAAGTGGCGTGATCTCATGAAGGCGTGTAGGGTGAAGGTAGTCTCCGTAGTTGAAGATGTTATGACAGGCCTTTGCTGTTCCTACCAGAAAGGTGATGATAGCGGATGGTGTAAGCGGTGATGTCTCGCAGACCCAGAACGTAGCTGAGATCATAAGTGCTGCAAAGGCAACACTGTCGACGATGATATCAAATCCGTAGAGAAAGCCAAACCCAGCGTGAAGCACAGACGAACCCCTGAAAAGCCTGCTCCCCACCCACACAAGGCTCATCGATATCGAAGAGAGGGTCAAGACCGTACCCAAAGTCCGTAAACGAAGCTTAGCTGTGCGCGACCAGGCGAGCAAGCGCCAAAGAAGAATCACGATGATGGCATCAAGCACAAGTCCCATACACTGCAAAGCAAGGGTTGACCGCTTGCTCTCGAGGAGTTCAAAGCAATAGTATGTGGAGCGTGTTATGCGGCTTGTGGCGTAGTATGTGCCTGTAGAAAACACCACGAGACTAGACACCGCCATAGTGAGCATAACTCTTGGGCCACTGAACCAGTCGACCAAGTCATCAAAGCATGAACGCCAGGGGTCATCAGGGTCTTCTGGTGGTGGAAAGCCCCATTTTCTTCGAGAGGTGAAGATTTCATaagcgaagaagagaagtggTAGAAAAGACTGAATGATTGTAAGCTTCCCTACGATCCATTTGTGATAAGGAGCATAGTCTCACCTCGAGGCCAGGAGTTGCACATTGTTGCTGATAATTGACACGATGGAATATTTCCAGCCTCAATACAATGCATAATACAAGGATCGGAAGGGAAagtcttcttggccttccaGGAAGATGTGTGTTCTGCCCCTTTCGAGCATCATGTGTACCATCAAGTAGAGAGCCTTGACGACGATGTGTCGTGAAGCGTCCGTCTGCACCAGGAAACCACTTGGTTATACAACTGACTCCGTAGCATACTAATCCAGAGAGAAGAAATACAAGAAATGATGATAATCTCGGGCTCTCTAAGCAATATCTCATGTTAGGTCTGGCTGCATATCTGGAACGACAGGGCTAGGACTAACCTGTTAGAGAATGGCGTTCAAGGGTTTGAGATATGTAAAAGAATGAAGAGGCAGCAC contains these protein-coding regions:
- a CDS encoding hypothetical protein (At least one base has a quality score < 10) → MVFNLSSSSEDSFSWLSSLALLWALLCSLPSRIRRLSSVILSMTSFTEPISGKTVGCRKRAQVGVFLSLTRSIRNDMKDGILPRHFQIGMTWPKILLSLINLIRSTKIWPHSEPSHPTNFDNELPYCLRCMAFHTIGIKDGNASRLPEVTGHDAEVLDGLVVTINKFAKFLPDMLFPVNLGVTPRILPSWETANGHSRADLTPIVNLISKRAVKEDDADQVKEAGSAETPVPAPLPALPDYPQDKEPSMISPANYRQMQVEACPPGSRTRTNPHWNIGEFCAECVRRHSKAQLMVNWERSLQYCFQPDLKYLHGMSLSSPHAEPIRDLLPLFGFSKSEPFNDILIPLPQEDDDRADIGWNFDRRYDAMFWRGQTDNGVISDQALRGNHKFRLLHMLGNQNPEDKVSIVLPTAKDASVYRHEKVPITEANLVLPSSVGMNNYTGCIGPNCELLHQTYPIVNEAQDQEPLEYRYILLLDTDHGPSPDLLRVLRSKSVPFISTIFRTWYSDRLIPWLHFVPIDTRYQGLHTTLTYFTGTQKKAYLNGRDTDMKGLAKDGAWIAQQGAKWANQALGEKDKEVYLFRLLLEWGRLVDDKRDEIGTSKNDKGELKSSPWTKNQKW